The Agrobacterium vitis genome has a segment encoding these proteins:
- the flgG gene encoding flagellar basal-body rod protein FlgG produces the protein MRALAIASTGMNAQQTNLEVISNNIANINTTGFKKSRAEFSDLLYQTEKAVGVANRANQSTVPEGANIGLGVQTAAVRTMNEQGELSETSNELDVAIVGRGYLQVQSPDGATTFYTRAGALNKDSDGNLVTTEGYKIIPNITIPTDATEVKISESGEVSVLQGDSSTYTTLGQLETSAFVNPAGLKAIGDNLFQETASSGNPINGVPGDAGYGYLKQGYLESSNVDSVTEITSLISAQRAYEMNSKVITTADEMAQIVSKNLK, from the coding sequence ATGAGAGCTCTCGCAATTGCCTCCACCGGCATGAATGCCCAGCAGACCAACCTCGAGGTCATTTCCAACAATATCGCCAATATCAATACGACCGGTTTCAAGAAGTCGCGCGCTGAGTTTTCAGACCTTCTTTATCAAACTGAAAAGGCTGTGGGCGTCGCAAACCGCGCCAACCAATCGACGGTGCCGGAAGGTGCTAATATCGGTCTCGGTGTGCAGACGGCAGCCGTTCGGACGATGAACGAGCAGGGCGAATTGTCGGAGACCTCGAACGAACTGGACGTTGCCATTGTTGGACGCGGTTACCTCCAGGTGCAGAGCCCTGACGGTGCTACCACGTTCTACACCCGCGCCGGCGCTCTCAACAAGGATTCCGACGGCAACCTTGTGACGACCGAAGGCTATAAGATCATTCCAAATATCACCATCCCAACGGATGCGACCGAAGTGAAGATCAGCGAATCCGGTGAGGTCTCGGTTTTGCAAGGCGATTCCTCCACTTATACAACGCTTGGTCAGCTGGAAACATCGGCTTTCGTCAATCCGGCTGGTTTGAAGGCTATCGGCGACAATCTGTTCCAGGAAACGGCTTCCTCCGGTAATCCGATTAACGGCGTGCCCGGCGACGCGGGCTATGGCTATCTGAAGCAGGGCTATCTGGAGTCCTCGAACGTCGACTCGGTCACGGAAATCACCAGCCTGATTTCGGCCCAGCGCGCCTACGAGATGAATTCCAAGGTCATCACCACCGCCGACGAAATGGCACAGATCGTCAGTAAAAACCTAAAGTAA